CGGCGGTTGGGCACGTCGGCGGCCTCCAATGCCTCGCCGATGGCGCGGTAAAAGCGGCTGCCCTGCTGTTTCATCGCCAGCGCCGTCCAGTACACCTCGGCGGCCATCAGCGTGTCCAGACGTTCAGTGTCCATGTCCATGCCCCCATCATGCCTGACGCAATTCCCCGGCCCGTCTGCTACGCTCCGGCCATGCCCCGCGTCCTTGCCATCACGTCCGAGAAGGGAGGCGTGGGCAAGAGTACGCTGGCGGTCCATCTGGCGGGGGCGTTTGCCGAGCGCGGCCTGGCCACCGTGCTGATCGACGAGGACGGGCGCGTGGGCAGCAGCCTGCGCTGGGCAGCGCGTGCGGAGGATGGACTGGGTTTGCCCGTGCTGGCCCCGGACGACGTGAAACCGAAGCGACTGGCGGCGGCTGACGTCGCCGTGATCGACACCGAGGGGCGCCCGAAGCGCAAGGAACTGCGCCGCCTCTCGGAGCGGGCAGACCTGATCCTGGTGCCGTCCGGCGTGAGTGCGCTGGAACTGGACTCCACCCGCGAGTTGCTGGACTTTCTGACCGGCGAGGGCGTCGGTTCGGCTGGGGGCCGCAAAGCCCGCATCGTGCTGACCCGCGTGCCGCCGGTGGGCCGCGCCGGGGAGGACGCCCGCGAGAACCTGCGCGACGAGGGCCTGACCGTCTGCAACACGCTGGTGCGCCAGTACGCCGCCTACCAGAAGGCCGCCGAATCGGGCACGCTGGCCCGCGACGTGCGGGATGCCCGCGCCCGAGTGGCCTGGGCCGACATCCTGGCCCTCTCGCGGGAACTGCTGTGAGGACCGCCTGATGGGCCGCTTCGACTACCTGGACCGCCAACCGAAGAAGGGGAGCAGGAGCAAACGCCGCGAGGCCGCCCCCGAGGGCCGCCCCAAGGGTGAATCCGGCGAACGCGTGGAAATCGTCTACATCCGCAAGGAAACACTGCGGGCCGTGTGGCGCGAAGTCAGGAACGACGGCGATCCTGCCGAGAGCGTCAGCGAACTGGTAGAAGACCTGCTGCTGGCGTGGCTGCGTGACCGGGCCTGAAGTGCAGGGGGCCAGGCACCTGACGCCGCTTCAGCGCCGGGCGGCGCGCATTGCGGGGCTGGCCCTGGCCCTGGTCTTCATTGTCCCTGGCGTCCTGCATCCCCTCCAGAACCACCCGCTTGATCTGGTCAACCTGATCTTCCACGAGGCGGGTCACGTCCTGCTGATGGGGGCGGGGGAGACCGTCACCTTGCTGGGCGGCAGCGTGTTTCAGTTGTTGATTCCTGCCGCCTGTATCGCCGCTTTCCTGCGGCGTGGGGACCGCTACGCGGCGGGCATCGTGACGCTGTGGCTGGGGCAGTCCTTTGCGGGGGTCTCGGCCTACATCCGCGACGCGCCCACCCGCACCCTGGACCTGATCACGGGGGATCCCGACACCCATGACTGGTGGCAACTGCTGGTCAGCTGGGACGCGCTGACTCTGGCCGGGCCGCTGGGCCGGGTGGTCTTTTTCCTGGCGCTGGCCTCGGTGATCGTGGGCACGACGCTGGCGTTGTGGGACGACGTGCGCTGAACCTCCGCCTGACCGCACCAGAAAGCCCCCTCCGCGCAGGAGAGGGCCGGCAGGGATTTTTTTCGCTTACGCCGGGTTCAGAATGTCCTCGATCTTCTGCTGCACGTCGTCGCTCAGGCGCACGCCGCCCGCTTTCACGGTGTCCTGAATCTGGCTGACCTTGGTGGCCCCGGTGATCACGCTGCTGACCCCCGGCTGGCGCAGCAGCCACGCCAGCGCCAGCTGTGCCCGCGTGATGCCCAGATCGTCGGCAATCGGCTTCAGGTCCCGCACCTTCTGGATGTTCTCCTCGGTCAGGAAGTTCTTGCCCCAGTTTTCCTTCTCGGTCAGGCGGGCGCCCTCGGGCTTGCCGTCGTCGTACTTGCCGGTCAGCAGGCCCATCGCCAGCGGACTCCAGACCACCAGGCCGATGCCCGCGCCCGCCGTGTAGGGCAGGATTTCCTTTTCCACGCGCTCGCGGCGCAGCATCGAGTATTCCGGCTGTTCGGTCACGGGGCCGTGCAGCCCGTTGGCCCGCGCGAATTCCACCGCCTGTGCGATGCGGGCGGCAGGCCACATCGAGGTGCCCCAGTACAGCGCCTTGCCGTCGCGCACGACCTGATCGAAGGCCATCACGATCTCTTCCATCGGCACGTCGGGGTCGTAACGGTGCGCGAAGTAGATGTCCAGATAGTCGGTCTCCAGCCGCTTCAGGGTCTTGTCGATGCTTTCCAGCACGTGCTTGCGGCTCAGGCCGCGGTCGTTCACGTCGTCGCTCATGGGCCAGAACACCTTGCTGGACATCACCAGCGTGTGCCGGGGCAGTTCCTTCAGGACCGCGCCCATCAGTTCCTCGCTGCGGCCCCGCGCATAGATGTCGGCCTGATCGAAGAAGTTCACGCCACCGTCGTAAGCGGCGGTCACGATGTCGCGGACCATCTTCTGGTCGTCGACGCCCATGCCGTAGGTTTCCCAGCCGCCCAGCGCGACTTCACTGACTTTCAGTCCACTCCTGCCCAGATTGCGGTATTCCATAGGGGGTTACTTTAACTCTTAAAGCATGATGGTTGGTCAAGTTCAAAGTTCGGTGAAGGGTCGGCGAGGCCAGTCTGCGTGCCGGCGTCAGCGGTCTGCGGCCAGCAATTCCACCAGCGTCGCCGCGTCCAGATTGCCGCCGCTGACCACCGCCACCACCGGGCCGGGGGGGAGTCGGTGCCCGCCGTATAAGGCTGCGGCCACCGTCACCGCGCCGCTGGGTTCGGCCACCAGCCGGGCGTGCAGGGCCGTGTCGCGTACCGCCCGCCGCATCTGCGCCTCGCTCACGGTCACGATGTCGTCCACGTGGGCGCGGATGTGCGCCCAGGTCAGCTCGCCCAGCGTCGTGACGCGCAGGCCGTCGGCCAGGGTGCGGGCCACCTCGTCGGCGGGCCACGCCACCCGCTGCCCGGCCCGCAGGCTGGCCTGGGCGTCCGCGGCCAGTTCGGGTTCCACGCCGATCACGCGCACGTCCGGACGCAGCGCCTTGATGGCTGTCGCCACCCCCGAGATCAGGCCGCCGCCGCTGACCGGCACCAGCACCGTGCCCACGTCAGGGCAGTCCTCCAGCAGTTCCAGGCCCACCGTCCCGGCCCCGGCGATGATGTGCGGGTCGTCGTAGGGCGGCACCGGGGTCAGCCCGCGTGCCTGGGCCAGCTCGGCGGCCTTCGCCGCCCGTTCCTCGCTGGCGTTGCCCACCAGCACGATTTCCGCGCCGCACGCGCGGGTGGCCGCCAGCTTGGTCTGCGGCGCGCCGGCCGGCATGACCACCACCGCCCGGAGGCCCAGCGCCCGCGCCGCGTAGGCCACCGCCCCGGCGTGGTTGCCGCTGGAATGCGCCACGACGCCCCGTTCGCGCTGCTCCGGGGTCAACGACAGCAGCTTGTTGAACGCCCCGCGCAGCTTGAACGCGCCGGTGGGCTGCAGGTTCTCGGCCTTGAGCCACAGGTTCGTGTCCGGAAAGGGGACCAGCGGCGTGCGGCCCAGCCAGTCCCTCAGGCGGGTCCGGGCGGCCTGAATGTCGGCCAGGGTCACGAGGACTGCGGATTCAGGGGGGGCGGGTTCAGGGGTCATGGGTGTGCCTCCGGCCTCCACGCTACCCTGTCTGCCATGTCCCTGATTGCCCTGGCCCCCGGCATCTTCTATTTCCCCGGCGCGGTCAACAGCTTCGTGGTGGTGGGCCGGGAAACGGACGCGCTGCTGGTCGACACCGGCCTGGATGACTCGCACGCGCGCAAGCTGCTGCGGGCGGTGGCGGAGGCGGGCCTGGTGCCCAGCGGCATTCTGAACACCCACAGTCACGCCGATCATCACGGCGGCAATGCGTTTATCCTCAAGCGCTTTCCGGAGCTGAAGATCTTTGCCCCACCGCTGGAAGACGCGGTCATCACCCATCCGATTCTGGAGCCGCTCACGCTGTTCGGCGCCCGCCCGCCGCGCGAGTTGCAGGGCAAGTTTCTGCTGGCGCCGCCCAGTCCGGCCCGTCTGGCGCCCGAACCGGGGCTGTGCCGCATGGGCGGGGCCGACCTCGAGCTGATCGAGGTGGCCGGGCACGCCTCCCTGATGTACGCCGTGCGCGTGGGCGAGGTTCTCTACGCCGCCGACGCCCTGTTTGGCCCCGACGCCCTGAGCAAGCACCCGCTGACCTTCTGCGCCGACTCGGGGTTGCAGAAGGCCAGCGCGGCGAAGCTGGCCGAGCTGGAGGGGGTGCGCACCGTGCTACCGGGTCACGGCGATCCCACGGATGACCTGGCGGGGCTGGTGGCCGTCAATCTGGCCGCCTACGAGCGCACGACCGCAGCGGTGCTGGCGGCGGTGGACGCGGGCGCGGCCAGCATCGACGAACTGCTGGCCCGCGTCTGCGACTCTCTGGACGTTACCATGACCAACGCCGGGGCCGTGGTCCTGAATCGCGCCGTCGTCAGTGCCCACCTGACCGAACTGCTGGAAACAGACCGGGTCCACATGAAGGTGACGGGCAACAAACTCATCTTCGGAACACAAGCGTAAAGGAATCCACATGGCCCGGCGGTTGGACGCGGGGGTAGCGTGGGGCATGACCAAGAAGAGCAAGGCCGATCCCTCCACGCCCAGCAAGGCCAGCAAAAGCGCCGCAGACCAGGCGAGTAAGGCGAAGGCTGCCAAGCCCGGTGCCACGCCCGGCGGCGAGGCCAAGGCCGACGCGGCCCACCTGGACACCCCGTTCAACGCGCTGGTGGACCATAACTACCTGACGGAGAGCGAGTTCGACACGGTGTCCGAGACGCTGCAGCGCAACCTGGCCACCACCATCTCGCTGTACCTGAAATTCAAGAAGTACCACTGGGACATCCGGGGCCGCTTCTTCCGCGACCTGCACCTGGCCTACGACGAGTTCATCGAGAAGATCTTTCCCAGCATCGACGAGCAGGCCGAGCGTCTGGTGGCCCTGGGCGGCAGCCCCATCGCGGCGCCCAGCGATCTGGAGCGGTTCAGCGTGGTCAAGGTGCCCACCGAGACGGTCCGTGACGCCCGCGCCCAGGTGGCCGATCTGGTCAGCGACCTGACCCGCGTGTCCAAGGCCTACCGCGACGACAGCCAAGCAGTCGACGAGGCCAACGATCCGGCCACCTCGGACATGTACAACGGTTATGCCGCAACTACCGACATGATCCGCTGGATGCTCCAGGCCATCATGGACGATGACCGCCTGAACTGAGGTGTTGAGCAAGCAGATGGGCCGCCAGAGCGTTTGGGCGGCCCATTTTGTCATTCTCTGGAGGCGAACGAGTGCCCAAATTCGACTATGACCTGAACTACGCGGACCTTGACCTGCGGGCCCACCCGGAGCTGTACCGCGTGGGCCGGGGCGAGCAGGGCGTGCTGCTGGTGCAGCCGTACAAGGGCGAGATCCTGCCCCACTGGCGCTTCGCCACGCCGGACGCGGCCCGCGAGAGCAGCGAGGCCATCTTTTCCATGTTCGAGGACTACCTGAAAGACGGCGATTTTGTGGGCGCGGACATGGCCCGCAAGTTCTTGCAGATGGGCTTTACCCGCGCCCGCCGCTACGCCAACCACAAGGGCGGCAAGAAGTACGCTGGCCCCGTTCCTGAGGACAAGAAGGGCCAGAGCGGCGCGCACGGACGCGCCGAATTGCCCCGCCAGCCCGAGAACCCTGTAAAGGCCGAGTCCGCCCGCATCTTCAAGGCGAAATGGGACGAGGCGGAAGCCAACGAGGACTACGCGCGCATGAAAAAAGAACACCGCGCGAAATACGGCTGACTCCGCCCGTCACTCGCCCGCGCCCTACTTGCCGACGCAAAAATTGCGAAACACTGCGTCCACCACGTCTTCCTGCACGTCCTGCCCGGTGATCTCGGCCAGGGCGCGCAGGGCCTCTTCCAACTCGTAGCCGGCCAAATCGTCGGGGAGGGTCTGGGCAGCCCCCACATGCCCAAGTGCCCGCCGCGCCGCGTCCGCCTGCCGCTCGGTGGTCAGCCACGCCTCGCCGCGCGCCGCGTCGCCCAGCAAGGCCGCGCGCACGGCCTCGCGCAGCCGGGGCAGGCCCTCGCCAGTCACGGCGCTCACGTCCAGCACCGCCGGGTCCGTCCAGGCGGCGGGCAGATCGGCCTTGGTCCTGAGCCGGATCAGGCGCGCGGGCGTCCCGGTCACGTCCAGCGGCAATTCTTCGCGCGCGGCGCTGCCGTCTTCCAGGACCAGCACCAGATCGGCGGCCTCGGCCAGCGCGCGGGCCTGCCTGACGCCCGCCGCCTCGATCTCGTCCACGGTCTCGCGCAGCCCGGCCGTGTCCACCAGCGTGACCGGCACCCCGGCCAGTTCCAGGCCCGCTTCCAGGTAATCGCGGGTGGTGCCGGCGGTGGGCGTCACGATGCTGCGCTCGAAGCCCACCAGGGCGTTCAGCAGACTGCTCTTGCCCGCGTTGGGCCGCCCGATCAGTGCCAGCCGCGCGCCGCGTGTGCTGACCTGCCCGGCGCGGGCGCTGGCCAGCAGCGCCTCCAGTTCGGCCTGCGCCTGCCCGAGCGGTTCGGCGCGGTCCTCATCCGGTACGCCTTCTTCCGGGTAGTCCAGCATGGCCTGAATGGCGGCCAGCGCACGGATCAGTCCCCCCGCCACCCGCGCCACCCGCGCGCCCAGCGCCCCCGACAGGCCCAGGCTGGCCTGACGCCGCGCCGCGTCGGTTTGCGCCTCCACCAGTCCCAACACGGCCTCGGCCTGGGCCAGGTCCAGTCGGCCCGCCAGGTACGCCCGCAGCGTGAATTCGCCGGGGCGGGCGGGGCGTGCCCCCAGCTCCAGCGTCCGGGCCAGCACGCGGGCCAGCACCGCCGGGCTGCCGTGCGACTGCAGTTCCACCACGTCCTCGCCGGTATAGCTGCGCGGGCCACGGAACACCAGACACAGCCCCTCGTCCAGCACCTCGCCGCCCTCCGCGACCAGCGTCCCGAAGAGAAAGCGCCCACCTCCCGTCGCCGAAGGTGTGCGCTGACCACGGAAAATGCCATCGGCCACCCCCAGCGCCTGCGGTCCGCTGACCCGCACGATGCCCACGCCCGCGCTGCCGGGGGCCGTGGCGATGGCGGCGATGGTGTCGGACAGGCCAGAACGGGTCACGGGGCCAAGGGTAGCAGGCGGGCGGGGTGGGTCAGGGCGCCGAAGCTCACCAACCGCTCAGCGTTTCCAGCGCCCCCGCCCGCGCGTGCCGGCCTTGGCGCCCGGCGTGCTGGTGTGCGCCCGGATCTGCTGGTCGTCGTAGCGCAGCATCACGGCCAGCCGGGCGCGGCTGATGATGTGGTGCGGGTGCTTGGGCACAAAGGCGGTCACGATGTCCAGATGGCCGTCGCGGTAGTACTGCACCACCACGTGCAGCGGCAGCGCCACGCCACAGGCCTCGAAGGTGCCGCAGACCAGCCAGCGCCGGTCTTCCGGGTACACGGCGCGCACCCGCCCGCTCAGCAGGACATTGATGATGTCGTGTTCCAAAAAGCCCTCGGCGCGGGCGTGCCCGATGGCGTGCGGGCACACGTGATAACGCGTGTCGTAGACGGCGTCGCGCAGGCGGGCGTGGGCCCGGGCCAGGCTGAACTCGTCGGTGGCGACACCGGCCAGTTCAGCCTCGCGCTGCGGCTTGACCGGCGCGGGGCGCACGGCGCGGACGGGCGGCGTGGGGGCGCGGCGGGCGGCCTTCTCAGCCCGCGACAGCTGGGCACGCAGGGCCAGCAGGTCGGTCCCGGTCTGCACCTCGGCCAGCGGCGCGGCCGGCGGACGGGGGGGCGCCGCTGCGGGTGCGTTGCGGCGCCCCCCCTGGCGGGTGTGGTTGATCCCAAGCGGTTTGCTGGACTGTTTGGTCACGGCGAACACCTCCGAAAAAACGGTCCCCGCCTCCCCGCACCTGTTCTTCTGTTCCGGGCCACCACCTGACCTGCCCCTTAAAAAGAAAAGGCCCCTCAGACACGGCTTCGTGTCGGTGGGGAGGCAGGCGTCGTACCCTGTTCAGGGCATGGCGGCAATATAGCACAGTGCGGCAAAAAACGGCGTGACGCGCTGGGCAGACAGCGCCGACCGGTTGCTCATAGGCTGGGAGATAGAACTGACCCCGCCGCACGTCGCACCGTAATTTCCCGCTGGAGGACACCACCATGATCCGTTCCATGCAGGCCACCGACATCCCCGACGTCCTCTCGCTGCTGCACTGGATGGACGCGGCCCCGGAGCGTGAGGTCTTCGCCCCCGACTCCCGCGATCCGCGCGAACTGCATCTGGAATGCGAGGACGGGCTGTGCCTGGTCGAGGAGGACGGCGACGGCGTGCGTGCGTACTGCGCGCTGTCGCCCTTCCGCGACGGGCTGGTGCTGGAAGGCCCCATCAGCGAGGGGGGTCCGGTGGGCGCACTGCTGGCGCGCGCGGCCCAGCACACCGACGGCCAGCCGGTCTACGCCTTCAGCGCCCGCGACAACCTGCCGGTGCGTGCCGCGCTGGAGGAGGTGGGCTTCGCGCCGCTGCACAGCACGGCGTTCTACTCGGCCCCGCTGGACCGGGTGGCCCGCCATGCCCGCGTGCCCGACGGGTACCGGACCACGGACCGCCTGCCGGTCGCCGAGTACCGCGCCCTGTACCGCGCCGCCGAGGACGCCTGGGCCGGGCGCCTGGACTGGACCCCCGAGCAGTACGCCGCGCACTTTGCCGACGACACGGTGGCGCTGGTCGCGCTGTGGCATGGGGACCACCCGGTGGGGTTCACCGAGCTGGAATTCAGCCCCGACGACGCCCGCGCCGACGTGACGTATCTGGCGGTGCATCCCGCCGAGCGCGGTCAGGGTCTGGGGCGTGTGCTGCTGGCCCTGGCCGCCGCCGAGGCCCAGACCCGCCCAGAGCTGCGCACCCTGCGCGTGCGGGCGCACGACCACCTGCATTCCGCCCGCGCCCTGTACGCCCGCATGGGCTTCACCCACTGCCGCAGCATCGTGACCTACCTGCTGGAGGGTGAGGAAGAGGCGTAGAGAGCTGTGGCTGGGTCAGATGCTTCCGAGCTGACCGCCGTATCCGGGCGCGTCGAGAGGTTGAAACTTCGGATTCAGTGCGCGCCGCAGGGGACACCTCATACGGATTCCGTTTGTTTCGTGTAGACATCGGGACAGCTCCGATCTCTACACTCCACGTCCGGAACCCGTTTTCCTCATTCTCGCTTCGCTCGGATTTCCAGGTGTTTTCAACACCTTTCAATCGGAATCCGTATCAGATCCATGAAGCGGCTGACCCCATGGCCCGCCCGCTGCCACAGCTCAAGAGCAGGCTGAGCGCGCGTCAGGTCCTGGCTGAGCCGACGCACATTGAGATGGACCCTCATGAACTTTTTCGAGATCAACTGAATCCGTTGAGTGTAAGGCCCAGCCACTCCTCTGATTGACGCTCCCATTCCACGGCTGAGCTTTACAGCCCTTGCGCCACGAACTCCGCCGCCCGCGCGCCGATCATCATCGCCGTGGCGTTGGTGTTGGCGTGAATGATGCGCGGCATGACGCTGGCGTCGGCCACCCACAGGCCCTGCGTGCCGTGCACGGCCAGCCGCCGGTCCACCACCGAGTCCGGCCCTTCCCCCAGGGCCGCCGTCCCGACGGGGTGATACAGCGTCGCCGATTCGGCCCGGATGTGGGCGGCGATGGCCGCGTCGCTGCGGATGCCGCCGCCGGGCAGCGCCTCTCCCTGGCGGTGGGCCAGCAGCGGCGGCGTATCGGCGATCTCGCGGGCCAGCCGCACCCCGGTGATCAGGCTCTGCAGGTCGCGCTCGTCGCTCAGGTACTGCGGATCGATCAGCGGCGCGTCCGCCACGTCCGCTGACGCCAGGGTGATGCGCCCCCGGCTGTGCGGGTCCACCAGCACCGGACCGACACTGAAGTGATGCCCCGCCGCCTTGCTGAAGCCGTGATCCCGGAAATACGCGGGGCCGAAGTGGTACTGCAGATCAGGCTCGTCGGTCTGCGGGTCCAGGCCGGGGCGCGCGTGGGCGAAGGCGGCGGCCTCGGCGATGTTGCTGGACAGCGGGCCGCTGCGGTCCCGCAGGTAGCGGGCCAGGGCCAGGGCTTCCGGCAGGGCCTCCAGCGACGGCGTATGGGAGCGGAA
This genomic stretch from Deinococcus radiopugnans ATCC 19172 harbors:
- a CDS encoding threonine ammonia-lyase; the encoded protein is MTPEPAPPESAVLVTLADIQAARTRLRDWLGRTPLVPFPDTNLWLKAENLQPTGAFKLRGAFNKLLSLTPEQRERGVVAHSSGNHAGAVAYAARALGLRAVVVMPAGAPQTKLAATRACGAEIVLVGNASEERAAKAAELAQARGLTPVPPYDDPHIIAGAGTVGLELLEDCPDVGTVLVPVSGGGLISGVATAIKALRPDVRVIGVEPELAADAQASLRAGQRVAWPADEVARTLADGLRVTTLGELTWAHIRAHVDDIVTVSEAQMRRAVRDTALHARLVAEPSGAVTVAAALYGGHRLPPGPVVAVVSGGNLDAATLVELLAADR
- a CDS encoding ParA family protein, whose amino-acid sequence is MPRVLAITSEKGGVGKSTLAVHLAGAFAERGLATVLIDEDGRVGSSLRWAARAEDGLGLPVLAPDDVKPKRLAAADVAVIDTEGRPKRKELRRLSERADLILVPSGVSALELDSTRELLDFLTGEGVGSAGGRKARIVLTRVPPVGRAGEDARENLRDEGLTVCNTLVRQYAAYQKAAESGTLARDVRDARARVAWADILALSRELL
- a CDS encoding GNAT family N-acetyltransferase, encoding MIRSMQATDIPDVLSLLHWMDAAPEREVFAPDSRDPRELHLECEDGLCLVEEDGDGVRAYCALSPFRDGLVLEGPISEGGPVGALLARAAQHTDGQPVYAFSARDNLPVRAALEEVGFAPLHSTAFYSAPLDRVARHARVPDGYRTTDRLPVAEYRALYRAAEDAWAGRLDWTPEQYAAHFADDTVALVALWHGDHPVGFTELEFSPDDARADVTYLAVHPAERGQGLGRVLLALAAAEAQTRPELRTLRVRAHDHLHSARALYARMGFTHCRSIVTYLLEGEEEA
- a CDS encoding MBL fold metallo-hydrolase; protein product: MSLIALAPGIFYFPGAVNSFVVVGRETDALLVDTGLDDSHARKLLRAVAEAGLVPSGILNTHSHADHHGGNAFILKRFPELKIFAPPLEDAVITHPILEPLTLFGARPPRELQGKFLLAPPSPARLAPEPGLCRMGGADLELIEVAGHASLMYAVRVGEVLYAADALFGPDALSKHPLTFCADSGLQKASAAKLAELEGVRTVLPGHGDPTDDLAGLVAVNLAAYERTTAAVLAAVDAGAASIDELLARVCDSLDVTMTNAGAVVLNRAVVSAHLTELLETDRVHMKVTGNKLIFGTQA
- the mnmE gene encoding tRNA uridine-5-carboxymethylaminomethyl(34) synthesis GTPase MnmE — protein: MTRSGLSDTIAAIATAPGSAGVGIVRVSGPQALGVADGIFRGQRTPSATGGGRFLFGTLVAEGGEVLDEGLCLVFRGPRSYTGEDVVELQSHGSPAVLARVLARTLELGARPARPGEFTLRAYLAGRLDLAQAEAVLGLVEAQTDAARRQASLGLSGALGARVARVAGGLIRALAAIQAMLDYPEEGVPDEDRAEPLGQAQAELEALLASARAGQVSTRGARLALIGRPNAGKSSLLNALVGFERSIVTPTAGTTRDYLEAGLELAGVPVTLVDTAGLRETVDEIEAAGVRQARALAEAADLVLVLEDGSAAREELPLDVTGTPARLIRLRTKADLPAAWTDPAVLDVSAVTGEGLPRLREAVRAALLGDAARGEAWLTTERQADAARRALGHVGAAQTLPDDLAGYELEEALRALAEITGQDVQEDVVDAVFRNFCVGK
- a CDS encoding DUF4385 domain-containing protein, which translates into the protein MPKFDYDLNYADLDLRAHPELYRVGRGEQGVLLVQPYKGEILPHWRFATPDAARESSEAIFSMFEDYLKDGDFVGADMARKFLQMGFTRARRYANHKGGKKYAGPVPEDKKGQSGAHGRAELPRQPENPVKAESARIFKAKWDEAEANEDYARMKKEHRAKYG
- a CDS encoding aldo/keto reductase family protein, producing the protein MEYRNLGRSGLKVSEVALGGWETYGMGVDDQKMVRDIVTAAYDGGVNFFDQADIYARGRSEELMGAVLKELPRHTLVMSSKVFWPMSDDVNDRGLSRKHVLESIDKTLKRLETDYLDIYFAHRYDPDVPMEEIVMAFDQVVRDGKALYWGTSMWPAARIAQAVEFARANGLHGPVTEQPEYSMLRRERVEKEILPYTAGAGIGLVVWSPLAMGLLTGKYDDGKPEGARLTEKENWGKNFLTEENIQKVRDLKPIADDLGITRAQLALAWLLRQPGVSSVITGATKVSQIQDTVKAGGVRLSDDVQQKIEDILNPA
- a CDS encoding Dps family protein — encoded protein: MTKKSKADPSTPSKASKSAADQASKAKAAKPGATPGGEAKADAAHLDTPFNALVDHNYLTESEFDTVSETLQRNLATTISLYLKFKKYHWDIRGRFFRDLHLAYDEFIEKIFPSIDEQAERLVALGGSPIAAPSDLERFSVVKVPTETVRDARAQVADLVSDLTRVSKAYRDDSQAVDEANDPATSDMYNGYAATTDMIRWMLQAIMDDDRLN
- a CDS encoding DUF4258 domain-containing protein, whose translation is MQTGTDLLALRAQLSRAEKAARRAPTPPVRAVRPAPVKPQREAELAGVATDEFSLARAHARLRDAVYDTRYHVCPHAIGHARAEGFLEHDIINVLLSGRVRAVYPEDRRWLVCGTFEACGVALPLHVVVQYYRDGHLDIVTAFVPKHPHHIISRARLAVMLRYDDQQIRAHTSTPGAKAGTRGRGRWKR